In one Lolium rigidum isolate FL_2022 chromosome 3, APGP_CSIRO_Lrig_0.1, whole genome shotgun sequence genomic region, the following are encoded:
- the LOC124701384 gene encoding aspartyl protease family protein At5g10770-like, translating into MTYSAGYLRVMLLLILVSMMSSCTGCPSSSFDHIVNYEGALEFPLFHTDHLCVQQHFGRPLSTESLVETDLPIDLIQNDSINDFAFLMPIELGTPPVWNLVSIDTGSPLCFVQCEPCTLKCNDQEGSGSKFNPNKSESLRRVGCSERICRTVQSALRIGSKACMEKEDSCLYSVSYGRSSAYSVGKLVTDRIAIGQYEKGYSLPGFVFGCSLDIKYDQHEAGIFGFGVAPFSFFAQVARIVSYKAFSYCFPSDKKKTGYLSIGDYRRVGSTSYTPLFLARDHPVYALQLDKVVANGIPLVMEPSEMIVDTGSRWTVLRSATFSQLETVITEALVPLGYTRTAAMGPGYMCFDDAWLRPFKNWSALPVVELSFDMGATLRLAPQSSFYFTTNYGLCTYFMKGSALGTAVQVLGNSATRSIGVTFDIQGGKFAFRNDDC; encoded by the exons ATGACATACAGCGCCGGGTATCTCAGGGTGATGCTCCTCTTAATTCTTGTATCAATGATGTCTTCTTGCACCGGCTGCCCCTCTTCCAGCTTCG ACCATATTGTCAACTACGAAGGCGCACTGGAGTTCCCCTTGTTTCACACGGACCACCTATGTGTCCAACAACATTTTGGTCGTCCATTGTCAACTGAAAGCTTAGTTGAGACGGACCTTCCTATCGACTTGATACAAAATGACAGTATAAACGACTTTGCCTTTCTAATGCCCATTGAGCTGGGTACTCCACCGGTCTGGAACCTTGTCTCCATTGATACTGGATCGCCACTCTGCTTTGTTCAGTGTGAACCTTGCACTCTCAAGTGCAACGACCAAGAGGGCAGTGGCTCAAAATTCAACCCCAACAAATCTGAGAGTTTAAGGCGTGTTGGGTGCTCGGAACGAATTTGTCGCACGGTCCAGTCGGCCCTCCGTATTGGATCCAAAGCTTGTATGGAGAAAGAGGATAGTTGTCTTTACAGTGTCTCTTACGGAAGATCATCAGCTTATTCCGTCGGCAAGTTGGTGACAGACAGAATCGCCATTGGGCAGTATGAGAAGGGCTATAGTCTCCCTGGTTTCGTCTTCGGATGCAGCCTGGACATCAAGTACGACCAGCATGAGGCTGGCATATTCGGTTTTGGTGTTGCGccattttctttctttgcacaAGTAGCACGGATAGTAAGCTACAAGGCTTTCAGCTATTGCTTTCCCAGCGACAAAAAGAAGACAGGATACTTGTCCATCGGGGATTACAGACGTGTGGGTTCAACATCTTATACCCCCTTGTTTCTGGCTCGCGACCATCCCGTGTATGCACTGCAGCTGGATAAGGTGGTGGCCAACGGGATCCCATTGGTCATGGAACCCTCGGAAATGATTGTTGACACCGGATCAAGATGGACAGTGTTGCGGTCTGCTACCTTCAGCCAACTTGAGACGGTAATCACCGAGGCTTTGGTACCCCTCGGATATACACGTACTGCTGCCATGGGACCGGGCTATATGTGCTTTGACGACGCCTGGTTACGCCCATTCAAGAACTGGTCTGCTCTGCCGGTGGTGGAGCTTTCATTCGATATGGGTGCTACGTTGAGATTGGCACCCCAGAGCTCATTTTATTTCACTACCAACTATGGACTATGCACATATTTCATGAAGGGTTCTGCTTTAGGAACTGCTGTACAGGTATTGGG